Within Fibrobacter sp. UWR4, the genomic segment TGTAGATGTAAAGATAGCCTACGAATGGGAATCGGAATCGAGAGAATCATCTAGCAAGGCTGCCTAAATGCTTCCACACATGTTGATGATGCCTCGATTTTTTTCGGGGGTTAAATTTGATTCGATATTTATGGATGTCTATCCTTTTTTCTGTTTTGTTCATTGCTTGTGGGGATGATAGCAAGTCCAGTTCCGCAGATATTGATGACGATTTGGAAGAAATTTCCTCTAGCGATTATGATGAGGAATACGATTCCAGCGCCTCTCAAGATTCCACAAAGTCGTCCAGTTCTGTTAAGGACTCCTCCGCCTCAAGCTCCAGCATCGATAGCCTAAACGTTTCAAGTTCGTCTAACGGGCTGAGCAGCTCCTACATCCCCCCATCCACCAAGGATAAATTCACCCTAGTCGACGGAATCGCCATCAAGAAAGACACCGTATCGGACCGCTCCATAAACAAGATCTACAAGACCATTCAGATTGGAAACAAAATCTGGCTGGCGGAAAACCTTCAGTCCGAATCCAAGCAAGGGGTCTGTTACGACAAGCAGGACAGCAACTGCATCAACATGGGATGGCTTTACAGAACCGACGTTCCCGGCTGTCCGGGAGATTTCACCTACCCCACTCAGGAAGACTGGGAATATCTTTTTTACATCGCAAAGAACATGAAGTCCCTGCGTTCCAAGGACCTGTGGGACAACGCCGGTACAGACGAATTTGGATTTAATCTCCTTCCGGCAGGTACATGCGACCTGGACACTTGTACCGGTATGTATGAAACCACGAGCCTGCTATGCAAGGACCCCTTGGGATCCTACACCTTCACCTCCACTAGCGGAACTCCTGAATACAAAAAATTCCATCCGTCGATCTATATCTCTGTCCGCTGCGTCATGGATGCAGAGGACCTCTACAGCGAAGAGGACCTGCCCCAAGGCTGCAAAAACAGGGACCGCCGCACAGTCCAGGGAAATCAATTCTTCGAATGCATGGACAACTCTTGGTACGCGAGCACTTTAGAGACACCAGTCCACTGCAGCGACAAGGAAGAATCTACAAACGTGCTTTATCACGGCTCCATGTACAACTGCAGGTCTAATAAATGGTTCGCCATAACCACCATGGATAAAGAAGTGGGCTTCTGCACCGAAGACAAACTGGGAGACACCTTGACTTACAAATCCAGTCTATACGCATGTGACTCCTTAAAATGGATCTACGCAGAAGTTCGACATGTGTATGGAGAATGTCTCCAGATAGACCGGGACTCCATCTACACCTTTAAAGGCTACAGCTACGTCTGCATTGACTCCGTATGGAGAAAGGCTACCCAAAACGAACAGAAAT encodes:
- a CDS encoding FISUMP domain-containing protein, which translates into the protein MSILFSVLFIACGDDSKSSSADIDDDLEEISSSDYDEEYDSSASQDSTKSSSSVKDSSASSSSIDSLNVSSSSNGLSSSYIPPSTKDKFTLVDGIAIKKDTVSDRSINKIYKTIQIGNKIWLAENLQSESKQGVCYDKQDSNCINMGWLYRTDVPGCPGDFTYPTQEDWEYLFYIAKNMKSLRSKDLWDNAGTDEFGFNLLPAGTCDLDTCTGMYETTSLLCKDPLGSYTFTSTSGTPEYKKFHPSIYISVRCVMDAEDLYSEEDLPQGCKNRDRRTVQGNQFFECMDNSWYASTLETPVHCSDKEESTNVLYHGSMYNCRSNKWFAITTMDKEVGFCTEDKLGDTLTYKSSLYACDSLKWIYAEVRHVYGECLQIDRDSIYTFKGYSYVCIDSVWRKATQNEQKYGVCTEAKTGTFSDESKDLICKNHQWSIASRYDKLGVCNAKTKGILSTLDSVFYVCDSTSWVKAEVQHVYGECLEYERDSIYTLNKVRYVCLDSAWKKASTSEIAYGVCTKAKSGTFSDEDKTEICDQHKWRYSTLEDKIGPCTTKNSGEIKESNDRKYVCKDSSWKTASTTDLLGPCNDDTRYTTKTESSREYVCKSTGWTTISSREKEFGICTPEMEGVIKDNYYICKKEALHQHVWVASPPFFVDFRLN